The Vicia villosa cultivar HV-30 ecotype Madison, WI linkage group LG1, Vvil1.0, whole genome shotgun sequence genome includes a region encoding these proteins:
- the LOC131626126 gene encoding uncharacterized protein LOC131626126 isoform X2, with translation MKLKLLPSTISPHSFQLRDSNFNASSSSSSSVHRHKHSFNFIVTSKSKKKHQNNDAKGSDSQRTPPRITSNAKQNLRILKTLKEYQKRKTSPPRPSTSYRKKKAEKPHIRNDYDSRASDSNQLVIINDVAPVMLVDGYNVCGYWMKLKKYFMNGQLEIARQLLIDELISFSMLTEFKVVVVFDAMMSGFPTHKEYAAGIDIVFSSETSADTWITIEVSNLKEDGCPDVWVVTSDHSQQEAVNVAGAYVWSCKTLITEINFFSS, from the exons ATGAAATTGAAACTACTCCCATCAACAATTTCACCCCATTCCTTTCAACTCCGTGATTCCAATTTCAAtgcttcttcttcatcctcttcctcCGTTCACAGACACAAGCACAGTTTCAATTTCATAGTAACCTCCAAAAGCAAAAAGAAGCATCAGAATAATGACGCTAAG GGTTCCGATTCTCAACGAACTCCTCCCAGAATCACTTCTAACGCCAAGCAAAACCTTCGAATTCTCAAAACATTGAAG GAGTACCAAAAACGAAAAACTAGCCCTCCAAGACCTTCCACCAGTTACCGTAAAAAGAAGGCTGAAAAGCCGCATATTCGCAACGACTACGATTCAAGAGCTTCTGA TTCAAACCAGCTGGTTATAATAAATGATGTTGCTCCTGTGATGCTTGTTGATGGCTATAATGTCTGTGGATATTGGATGAAGCTCAAGAAATATTTTATGAATGGGCAACTTGAGATTGCTCGCCAATTGCTGATTGATGAGCTTATAAGCTTTAGTATGCTTACAG AGTTTAAAGTGGTTGTTGTATTTGATGCCATGATGTCTGGATTCCCCACTCACAAGGAATATGCTGCTGG TATCGACATTGTCTTCTCAAGTGAAACATCCGCTGATACATGGATTACAATTGAG GTTTCAAATTTAAAGGAGGATGGTTGCCCCGACGTCTGGGTTGTCACTTCTGATCACTCTCAACAGGAAGCAGTGAATGTAGCA GGAGCCTATGTTTGGAGTTGCAAGACATTGATAACTGAG
- the LOC131626126 gene encoding uncharacterized protein LOC131626126 isoform X3, producing MKLKLLPSTISPHSFQLRDSNFNASSSSSSSVHRHKHSFNFIVTSKSKKKHQNNDAKGSDSQRTPPRITSNAKQNLRILKTLKEYQKRKTSPPRPSTSYRKKKAEKPHIRNDYDSRASDSNQLVIINDVAPVMLVDGYNVCGYWMKLKKYFMNGQLEIARQLLIDELISFSMLTEFKVVVVFDAMMSGFPTHKEYAAGIDIVFSSETSADTWITIEVSNLKEDGCPDVWVVTSDHSQQEAVNVAGAYVWSCKTLITE from the exons ATGAAATTGAAACTACTCCCATCAACAATTTCACCCCATTCCTTTCAACTCCGTGATTCCAATTTCAAtgcttcttcttcatcctcttcctcCGTTCACAGACACAAGCACAGTTTCAATTTCATAGTAACCTCCAAAAGCAAAAAGAAGCATCAGAATAATGACGCTAAG GGTTCCGATTCTCAACGAACTCCTCCCAGAATCACTTCTAACGCCAAGCAAAACCTTCGAATTCTCAAAACATTGAAG GAGTACCAAAAACGAAAAACTAGCCCTCCAAGACCTTCCACCAGTTACCGTAAAAAGAAGGCTGAAAAGCCGCATATTCGCAACGACTACGATTCAAGAGCTTCTGA TTCAAACCAGCTGGTTATAATAAATGATGTTGCTCCTGTGATGCTTGTTGATGGCTATAATGTCTGTGGATATTGGATGAAGCTCAAGAAATATTTTATGAATGGGCAACTTGAGATTGCTCGCCAATTGCTGATTGATGAGCTTATAAGCTTTAGTATGCTTACAG AGTTTAAAGTGGTTGTTGTATTTGATGCCATGATGTCTGGATTCCCCACTCACAAGGAATATGCTGCTGG TATCGACATTGTCTTCTCAAGTGAAACATCCGCTGATACATGGATTACAATTGAG GTTTCAAATTTAAAGGAGGATGGTTGCCCCGACGTCTGGGTTGTCACTTCTGATCACTCTCAACAGGAAGCAGTGAATGTAGCA GGAGCCTATGTTTGGAGTTGCAAGACATTGATAACTGAG TAG